The Heliorestis convoluta genome includes the window AATAAAGATTATTCTTACTATGGCGCTTTTGGAGACTATGATAGATCGCTGGCGAACTTAGTAAAAAAGGTAGCCCGAATATACAAAGAAAATAATTCAAAAAGTGAGCTGCATTTTACAGCGTACAAAAGTGACAATAGCGTAAAAAAATATTTTCAGGTTTTGCATTCTGTATTACAGGAAGACATTCGAATCAACATTCTAATCGTTAACAACAACGATGCACTTAAGGCTGCTTCAAATATTGGTTTATCGCCCAAAGAATTAAGAAGCTTATTTTACATTAAGATACCTGAGAGACTATTCTATGGTATCATAAGGGATTTGTTCTCAAATATACCCAAAGGTGAAGCGGTCAATGTAAAAATTAAAATAGACTGTAATGATGAGTACGATAACTTAGATTTAAATAATAAATTGATCGAACAGATGAATGCTCACTCGGCATATCGTAATAAAAACTACAGAGTTAATAAAGTGATTTCACAAGATTCCAATAAATCCATCCCACTTCAAATTATTGATACTTTTATGGGGATTGTCGTGTTTTTACTTGAAAAAGGTTACACGCAAAACTCAACCGCATCAATTGTAAAAGCCGACTTAATTTACAGGGTGTTGTCTGAGCAGGAAAACATCCTCCGCTTTCAAGAAAAAATTCGATTGTTTAAATGGACTGGGAATGAAGAACTAACTCAGATAAACATCTCAGATTATTTATCTCCGTTTATGGTCTATAAAACATCATTTGATATAGAAGAGACTACAAAACTACAGAGGATATTAGCTTCCAATCCAGGCATAAGTACAACCGAATTAAGAAAAGAAATGAATTACTCCAATCGTCAACTTAGACTGTTGCTAGGGTATATAGACCAGATAGATGGTTTAGGTAGAAACAACTTTTTACGTATTTAGGTTGACATGTTACGAAGAAAAAGGGGTGTGAGCAGGAAATGATGAAAGTTAAAAGAGGACTAGACGCATCTAGTCCCCTTAAGTGCAAGCCGAAGCTTACACCGCAATTCATATATTACACCCCAGCACTGCATGTAGAGGCAGTAAGTTTCCCTTGGTTTTAGATCATCTGAACTCGACCATTTATTAGTCGCATATCGAGTGGCGACAAACATTTGATACATATCTTCTGACTAGACCTTATAGCAACTCTGGGGAAATGTCAAGGCTAGATTTATCTTGAAATCACCAGATAAAAGAAGAATACGATCAATGCCCATAAAGGCACGCTGATCAGCGTACCAACAAGTAAACCTTTGAAAAAGTTGAAGCCTTCCAATTCAAAAACCCCTTCTATGCTCTTAAGTTTAGTTTAGCAAAAAACATGCTTTCCTAAACCAAACAAAGAGAGGGGTTGGTATGGTGGGGTGAAAAAACCAAATCGGTGTTCCTCTAACGAAGCTCATCACCTTAACTGGTGGTGGGCTTTTTTGATCTATACAGCATACTCATGCACAACCATATTCCGGGCAAAAAAGGGCCAGATCAGCACTATATCTAGTACCAAAAACAAAGCTTGATACTAGATATAGTTATTTTATCCTTGGATCATCAAGGGGGCACTTGAACATATTCGCATGCTCAAAGGACTGCCCAATCCCGTGCATATCTTGTTTGAAAACATAAACACTGATACCCCACAATGCCCGAAAACAGCGGGTTTTTGTGGGGTTTACTTCATTTTTGGTGTTTGTTTGGTGTTTAAAGATATTTAACGAAACTGAAAAATACCATGTAAAACAGGCTTTTACTGCACTTTCTGTTAATAGGCGTCCCTCGCAAGATAGACCAATGTGATAATCAACAAGTGTACGATCGTAAACGTCAATGATAGAGAGTAGGTAGAGAAACCTGTTTTCTTCGGCAATATATCCGTATTTGATCTCTGTCTCCCAAAGCTGATCAGAGGCAGTCACTTCTCGATTGATTGCTATTCTACGAGGGTATTTAACTTTTAGCTTTCGCTGTGGATTTAAGATGTTCAATTCTGCGCACAGGCGATAAACTTTTTTGTTGTTGATAACCAAATTGTGATTACGGCGTAAACATATTGCTAGTTTTCTATATCCGTAAGTGCTCTCTTCGCCGGCTATGAGCTCCATCAGCCATTCTTTGATTTGGTCATCGCTTACTGGTTTGCCGTCATTGGTTAATGAATAACCAGGAATGGGTCGTCCGCCCTTATCTTTTTTTAAGATTTTATTTTCAGTTTGCTGAGATTGACTCTGACGCTTTTTCCACAGGTAGTAGGTTCCTTCTTGGACGCCAACAATGCGAAGTACTGTGACTACAGGATAGCCCCGGCCAATCCACTTGTTGGCTATCTCTATCTTCTCGGAAAGCCGGGGCCCCGCTTTTTTAGAAGGTCTTTAAGAATAGCCACTTCTAAGTCTTTTTCATCCAGTAGTTTATTTAGTTGACTATTCTCATTCTCCAGTTCTTTGAACTCTTGGGGAGAAGGAACGTATGTGGACATCTTTTTTGAAGCAGGGCTTGTCTCTTTCCAAGCCTTGTGTTGTGAATTTCTCATCCAATTATTCAGTGTTGATTTATTGATTCCATGACGTCGGGCCACTGCGGTCATGTTGCCGCATTCTTTGACTTCCTAGACTAATTGTTCCTTAAAATCTTGAGGGTAACTTTTGCGTGTCATATCCATGTCCATGTCCCCTTTCGTTGTTTTCATTGTATCTCATTTAGGGACATGTCTCAATTCTGATTAGGGGGCTTAATAGGAAACCAAGCTACAGACTTATATTCTGATATTGACCTTCGTATTATCGTTAAAGAGGAAGTGTTTGAGGAATAGGAAAGTTTTACTAAGAAGATGCTAATTTAGGAGACTGCTGAAAAAGTCTCAATATTACCTTCATGATTAAAGGGAGAGGAAACTCTTCCTTTTTTCGTACGCTTATTTAGTTGTTGAAGTAAAAATGGTTTTATAGAGACAGAAAACATTTAGAAAATGGGTGAAGCTATGCTACCTAAAAAAGAATTACAGTGCACTTTATGATATATTGATTCCACTGGGCTGTACTTCTGGCCTCGTTGACCTGACATGGTGGTGTCCTCCTAAAAGTACTATTTTCTTAATTATAGTCTTTTAGGTCCCTACGGCAGCTAACCTAACACAGGGGGGGCACTTATCAGCGAGGCTGTCGTGAAGCTGGAGTATGGTGCTACCAATTGTCAGGACATCAACAAAGCTTCCAAGCTTTTTCGATAATTCTAAGGTAGCATCTATCATAACTTCAGAAGTAGCACGTTCAATGCAACGCTTTAGAAATTCTATTAACTCAGGCTTAAAGCGGTCATGGAAAGAAGATGGTGCAATCGTATGACCTGCCATTGATTTGTAGGTCCGTCTCAATTCAGCCATCGTTCTTTGAACGCCTACTCCAAAGCCTAAAACTAAAGCCCAGAAGAAAACAACCGGATCAACCTTACGATCTCTCTTTAAGAAGCCTACTTCTTCCGCTGTTTTCAATAACCACTCTTTGGGGAAAAGTTCTGTCAATCTTTTTTCTATAGCTTGCTCTTCACGTGGTAACTCTAGTATCTTGATTCCTCCGCATAACAACCTTCTTTTTTAGGTTATTCGACAAAGAAATCAAAAATCCTAACTGGAATTTATATCCTTCCATTGGAATTTACTTGCTTAGCCGAACACTGATGACGCTGAACATAAAAAAGCGAGGCTGTAATAACATAACAGCCTCGTGCTTAAGCATTTAATTATTTCTTAAATAATCTGCATGACGAATGGATATAGCTTTATTTTTGTCATCAATCGTAATTACGCAATCCCAAGTAGGCTTAATTTGAATAAGATTACTCGAATCAATCCAAATTACAGCATTTAACTCAATAGATCCATCCATAATCACCAATTTTTTTGTGGTATTATCAACTACGGCAGATAAATTCTCTTCAAGATTAATCTTCCAATCGAAAAAACTAATGTTTTTCACGAGAAGTTCTCCCTTCTATTTATCAATAATATTTCCATACCTGTCTAGAGAAGCTTTTCTGTTTGGATTTCCTATTTTCCAAGCCTTTTTGTTACCATTATATCCTAAATGACCAGAATTATCTTTCGTAATCGTCCATTTACCATTCGTGAATGTTCCACTTGTTTTATTTTCTG containing:
- a CDS encoding DUF3800 domain-containing protein, encoding MNYLIYFDESNKIDQSNKDYSYYGAFGDYDRSLANLVKKVARIYKENNSKSELHFTAYKSDNSVKKYFQVLHSVLQEDIRINILIVNNNDALKAASNIGLSPKELRSLFYIKIPERLFYGIIRDLFSNIPKGEAVNVKIKIDCNDEYDNLDLNNKLIEQMNAHSAYRNKNYRVNKVISQDSNKSIPLQIIDTFMGIVVFLLEKGYTQNSTASIVKADLIYRVLSEQENILRFQEKIRLFKWTGNEELTQINISDYLSPFMVYKTSFDIEETTKLQRILASNPGISTTELRKEMNYSNRQLRLLLGYIDQIDGLGRNNFLRI
- a CDS encoding IS3 family transposase, producing MEIANKWIGRGYPVVTVLRIVGVQEGTYYLWKKRQSQSQQTENKILKKDKGGRPIPGYSLTNDGKPVSDDQIKEWLMELIAGEESTYGYRKLAICLRRNHNLVINNKKVYRLCAELNILNPQRKLKVKYPRRIAINREVTASDQLWETEIKYGYIAEENRFLYLLSIIDVYDRTLVDYHIGLSCEGRLLTESAVKACFTWYFSVSLNIFKHQTNTKNEVNPTKTRCFRALWGISVYVFKQDMHGIGQSFEHANMFKCPLDDPRIK
- a CDS encoding transposase, with translation MTAVARRHGINKSTLNNWMRNSQHKAWKETSPASKKMSTYVPSPQEFKELENENSQLNKLLDEKDLEVAILKDLLKKRGPGFPRR